CTGCGCGAAGTTAGACTCTCAGCTATTTCACAGATCGCGGCGACCCTTGAGGAAGGTAGATGGTCTTTCAGAACCCTTGCATATGCAGCCATTCCGACTGAGCCGCTAAGTTCTGGACTATTAATAAACCGATCAAGTACTTCCTTCAGTTCAAGAACATCATTATAAACTTCGATTTCCTTGCCGACCTCGAACAGCTCCTCAAGCCCCCCCCCCACGTCAGGAGTAACAACAGCGCAACCACAGGATGTAGCCTCAAAAAGCCTGAAATTTACTTCACCAAAAAGAGCTTCATTAGGAACGACTCTGGTTTTCCTGTAAACCGCCATCATCTCGGAATAATTCAAACTGTCTTCCAGATTCAAATTATATTGAGACTTTAAAAAATCCACAAACCAGAGCCGAGATTTCCTGTGACTTGTGACCCTGCCCACAAAAGTCAGATCATGCTGCCGTCTTGAATGCCGAACAAACCCAGGCCCAACAGCAGTAGGTCCCGACGGTATCGCCATCCAAGGCATCCACTCAACTTTTGCACTGCAAGCATTGATAAATTCCGGAACATACTTTTTCTGTGTAGTTAAAACACAATCGAAAAGATCAGCATAGTATCTGTGCCAGTACATATTCATATGTGTATCCACAGACCAGAAAACCTTGATGCAATCCAACTTATGAAGACCATACAGGAAAAGCCGTCTGCCTAATGATTCCTGCTGCAAAATTAAGTCAGGATTAAAACCCAGCTCATCCAACTTTTCGGGAAGATCAAGTTTCCCTTTCTGCCCATGAAGAGACCTAACTTCATACCCCATTGCGGTGAAAGCATTAACCACTGGCATAGTACAATTTATCAACAAAAGTTTATGCATGTGGAATGTATACGCTAAGCATGCGCAACTTGAAAAGTTAAATTACAGCCTGCTTTGGGTTCTAAATCCTTCCAAAAGCACACAAAGGAAATTGAATATCAAAATCAACAAATTCATTCAATATAATTTTTAGACGACCTAACATAGAAACCAATTTACTTGAAACAAACTAAGCCTAATAAAAAAGCCCATAGTTTCTGGACCGAAACTACGGGCTTTTATCGTCGCTTAAGAACACTTAAGACTGCCACCACCTTTCATTTTCGCTGCTTGTAATAACCGTTCAGCTCCGGATATCATTTCTTCTAATGAATTTGCAGCAATGGTGTTAACTCCAATTGAAACAGTAACCTTTATTTTATACTCGCCAATATCAAAAGCATTCTTAGCAATATTACCGGCCAACTCCATAAATACTGATTCCACATACTCAAGCTTCATATCTGCACACAAAATACAAAAGGCATCACCGCCATAACGGCTAACCACATCTCCCTTTCGAAAGCGGTCACGCAGAATTTCAGCTACAAATCTTATAACCTCATCACCAACAAGGTGCCCATAAGTTTCATTGCAAGCCCTGATGTTATCAATATCTATCATTACGGCGACCAATGAAGATTTAGAACGCTTCTGCTGGGAAAATAGCTTTTCGCCGTATTTAAACAATGCACTGCGACTGAATACATCTGTTAAAACATCATTATCGGAAATACGCTTAATCGTCTTAATATATTCAGCACTATCAATTGTATTATTCA
This sequence is a window from Marinifilum sp. JC120. Protein-coding genes within it:
- a CDS encoding glycosyltransferase family 1 protein, whose product is MHKLLLINCTMPVVNAFTAMGYEVRSLHGQKGKLDLPEKLDELGFNPDLILQQESLGRRLFLYGLHKLDCIKVFWSVDTHMNMYWHRYYADLFDCVLTTQKKYVPEFINACSAKVEWMPWMAIPSGPTAVGPGFVRHSRRQHDLTFVGRVTSHRKSRLWFVDFLKSQYNLNLEDSLNYSEMMAVYRKTRVVPNEALFGEVNFRLFEATSCGCAVVTPDVGGGLEELFEVGKEIEVYNDVLELKEVLDRFINSPELSGSVGMAAYARVLKDHLPSSRVAAICEIAESLTSRSLAADRAELLLCMSEFLLAEAGDKSVDLDLLLKRLFSLGRCELRDVALFRILARSGFTDLFMQIAHPYLDKSIGSSDCYFNMSASLSALKLGQWEVAKHFWYSYSVTGRSDKAAKPEDDVHLLKLWGDAAFKSGLNIRSGVTFNEDEGIPSCASDCFFAALYRKPSDKEIYRKLGSIFSGVKGGEPSRLGFLSHLSLHYTEDWRVSAEVAVTNLKVFRLHEGLRELENARVIAEKAGQERFLKRKIELEIPLFSRLVNRS